A genome region from Campylobacter sp. MIT 12-8780 includes the following:
- the rpoB gene encoding DNA-directed RNA polymerase subunit beta, whose protein sequence is MPRSQSKNRLRIDFSNNSQDIEIPNLLQLQQKSFDDFLNLNKQNTESGIEKVFKSIFPIHDPQNRLSLEYVSSEIGKPKYTIRECMERGLTYAVNLKMKIRLTLHEKDEKSGEKVGIKDIKEQEIFIREIPLMTDRTSFIINGVERVVVNQLHRSPGVIFKEEESATIANKLVYTAQIIPDRGSWLYFEYDAKDVLYVRINKRRKVPITMLFRALGYKKQDIIKLFYPVQTIHIKKDKFLVEFNPNDFLERVEYDIKDEKGKLILQAGKRLTKKKGEQLIKEGLKFIEYPIEILTNRYLAKPLLDAKSGEMLYDSLVQLDESKLAKIKESFKSFDIANDLAAEVDAAIINSFIQDNETLKTLKQSEGLDDENDLAAIRIYKVMRPGEPVVKDAAKAYVNDLFFNPERYDLTKVGRMKMNHKLGLKVSEYVTILTNEDIVKTAKYLIKVKNGKGHIDDRDHLGNRRIRSIGELLANELHLGLAKMQKAIRDKFTSLSTDLDKVMPYDLINPKMITTTIIEFFTGGQLSQFMDQTNPLSEVTHKRRLSALGEGGLVKERAGFEVRDVHPTHYGRICPVETPEGQNIGLINTLATYAKVNDLGFVEAPYKKVVNGKVSDEIVYLTATQEEGIAIAAASTKLDAKGNIVEDFVEARKDGENILAKKDEIELIDLCSGMIVGVTASLIPFLEHDDANRALMGSNMQRQAVPLLTCTAPIVGTGMERTIARDAWMAVKAKRAGVVEKVDNKSIFILGEDEKGPFIDHYSMEKNLRTNQNTTYNQHPIVKKGDVIEVGQIIADGASMDEGELAIGKNALIAFMPWNGYNYEDAIVVSERMIREDTFTSVHIYEKEIEARELKDGIEEITKDIPNVKEDDVAHLDESGIARIGTHIKPGMILVGKVSPKGEVKPTPEERLLRAIFGEKAGHVVNKSLYATASLEGVVVDVKIFTKKGYDKDARTIQAYDEEKINLEKEHHDRLLMMDREEILRVCALLAKTPLSSDQKVGDKNYKKGDKIDIKELKKINRFILNSLVKAYPKTIQKQYEDLKNHFQNEKKKLKAEHDEKLEILEKDDILPSGVVKLVKIYIATKRKLKVGDKMAGRHGNKGIVSNIVPEVDMPYLPNGKSVDIALNPLGVPSRMNIGQILESHLGVVGLSLGHQIQEIFDKKQKDFVKQLRTKMLEICSIPRLAKEKEFLEKLDDESLIAYARDWAKGVKFAAPVFEGTTMDEFAKLFELAKVAMDGKSELYDGRTGEKIAERVHVGCMYMLKLHHLVDEKVHARSTGPYSLVTQQPVGGKALFGGQRFGEMEVWALEAYGAAHTLREMLTIKSDDVEGRFSAYKALTKGENVPATGIPETFFVLTNELKSLALDVEIFDKDDENE, encoded by the coding sequence ATGCCAAGAAGCCAATCTAAAAATCGTCTTAGGATCGATTTTTCCAATAATTCCCAAGATATAGAAATACCAAATCTTTTACAATTACAACAAAAAAGTTTTGATGACTTTTTAAATTTAAACAAACAAAATACCGAAAGTGGTATAGAAAAAGTTTTTAAATCCATCTTCCCTATCCATGATCCACAAAATCGCTTAAGCTTAGAATATGTTAGCAGTGAAATTGGCAAACCAAAATACACTATTCGAGAGTGCATGGAAAGAGGACTTACTTATGCTGTCAATTTAAAAATGAAAATCCGCCTTACTCTGCACGAAAAAGATGAAAAAAGTGGAGAAAAAGTCGGCATTAAAGATATAAAAGAACAAGAAATTTTTATAAGAGAAATTCCTTTAATGACAGATAGAACTTCTTTCATCATCAACGGCGTTGAAAGAGTTGTGGTTAATCAACTTCACAGAAGTCCAGGCGTGATCTTTAAAGAAGAAGAAAGTGCAACTATAGCAAACAAGCTTGTTTATACGGCTCAAATTATACCAGATCGTGGTTCTTGGTTGTATTTTGAATACGACGCTAAAGATGTATTGTATGTGAGGATCAACAAACGCCGAAAAGTGCCTATTACCATGCTTTTTAGGGCACTTGGCTATAAAAAACAAGATATTATCAAACTTTTTTATCCGGTGCAAACCATTCATATCAAAAAAGATAAATTCCTTGTTGAGTTTAATCCAAATGACTTTTTAGAACGTGTAGAATACGATATCAAAGATGAAAAAGGTAAACTTATACTTCAAGCTGGAAAAAGGCTTACTAAGAAAAAAGGCGAACAACTTATTAAAGAGGGCTTAAAATTCATTGAATACCCAATCGAAATTCTCACAAACAGATACCTTGCCAAGCCTTTGCTTGACGCAAAAAGTGGTGAAATGCTGTATGATTCTTTAGTGCAACTTGATGAAAGCAAGCTAGCTAAGATCAAAGAAAGTTTTAAAAGTTTTGATATAGCAAATGACCTTGCGGCTGAAGTTGATGCAGCGATTATAAATTCTTTTATCCAAGATAATGAAACCCTAAAAACACTCAAACAAAGTGAAGGCTTAGACGATGAAAACGATCTTGCGGCTATTCGAATTTATAAGGTTATGCGTCCGGGCGAACCGGTGGTAAAAGACGCTGCAAAAGCGTATGTGAATGATTTATTTTTTAATCCTGAAAGATACGATCTTACCAAAGTAGGACGTATGAAGATGAATCATAAGCTTGGGCTTAAGGTTAGTGAATATGTAACCATACTTACTAACGAAGATATCGTTAAAACCGCAAAATACTTGATCAAGGTTAAAAATGGCAAAGGACATATAGACGATAGAGATCACTTAGGAAACCGCCGTATCCGCTCTATAGGAGAACTTTTAGCAAATGAGCTTCATTTGGGCTTGGCTAAAATGCAAAAAGCGATTCGTGATAAATTCACTTCTTTAAGCACGGATTTAGATAAGGTTATGCCTTATGATTTGATCAATCCAAAGATGATTACTACGACTATCATTGAATTTTTCACTGGCGGACAGCTTTCTCAGTTTATGGATCAAACCAACCCGCTTAGCGAAGTAACGCACAAACGTCGTTTATCAGCACTTGGTGAAGGCGGACTTGTGAAAGAAAGAGCTGGTTTTGAAGTGCGCGATGTGCATCCTACGCATTATGGACGCATTTGTCCGGTTGAAACTCCAGAAGGACAAAATATAGGACTTATCAACACTTTAGCCACTTATGCAAAAGTCAATGATCTTGGCTTTGTTGAAGCTCCTTATAAAAAAGTCGTTAATGGCAAGGTAAGCGATGAGATCGTATATCTTACCGCTACTCAAGAAGAAGGTATTGCTATAGCTGCAGCTTCAACTAAGCTTGACGCAAAAGGCAATATAGTAGAAGATTTTGTAGAGGCACGAAAAGATGGCGAAAATATCCTTGCCAAAAAAGATGAGATCGAGCTGATTGATCTTTGTTCTGGTATGATAGTAGGTGTTACAGCTTCTTTAATCCCTTTCTTAGAGCATGATGATGCAAACAGAGCCTTAATGGGTTCAAACATGCAAAGACAAGCTGTGCCGCTTTTAACTTGCACTGCTCCTATTGTTGGTACTGGTATGGAGCGCACTATCGCTCGTGATGCATGGATGGCAGTAAAGGCTAAAAGAGCTGGCGTAGTTGAAAAAGTAGATAATAAAAGCATATTTATTTTAGGTGAAGATGAAAAAGGTCCATTTATCGATCATTATTCTATGGAAAAGAATCTCCGCACTAATCAAAATACCACTTACAATCAACACCCTATAGTTAAAAAAGGCGATGTGATTGAAGTTGGACAAATCATCGCTGATGGGGCAAGTATGGACGAGGGCGAGCTAGCTATCGGTAAAAATGCTCTTATAGCCTTTATGCCTTGGAATGGCTACAACTACGAAGATGCGATCGTGGTAAGCGAAAGAATGATACGAGAAGATACTTTCACAAGCGTGCATATTTATGAAAAAGAGATTGAAGCAAGAGAGTTAAAAGATGGCATTGAAGAGATCACAAAAGATATACCAAATGTCAAAGAAGACGATGTAGCTCATCTTGATGAAAGTGGTATAGCACGCATTGGCACTCATATAAAACCGGGCATGATACTAGTAGGTAAAGTCTCTCCAAAAGGTGAGGTTAAACCAACTCCTGAAGAAAGGCTTTTAAGGGCTATTTTTGGCGAAAAAGCTGGACATGTAGTCAATAAATCCTTATACGCTACTGCTTCTTTAGAAGGCGTGGTTGTAGATGTAAAAATTTTCACCAAAAAAGGCTATGATAAGGATGCAAGGACAATTCAAGCGTATGATGAGGAAAAGATTAATCTTGAAAAAGAGCACCACGACAGACTTTTAATGATGGATAGGGAAGAAATTTTAAGAGTGTGTGCCTTGCTTGCTAAAACTCCACTATCAAGTGATCAAAAAGTAGGGGATAAGAACTATAAAAAAGGCGATAAAATAGATATTAAAGAACTTAAAAAAATTAATCGTTTTATTTTAAATTCTTTAGTTAAAGCTTATCCTAAAACCATACAAAAGCAGTATGAGGACTTAAAAAACCACTTCCAAAATGAAAAGAAAAAGCTAAAAGCCGAACATGATGAAAAGCTTGAAATTTTAGAAAAAGATGATATTTTACCAAGTGGGGTTGTTAAGCTTGTTAAAATTTACATAGCGACAAAAAGAAAGCTTAAGGTTGGGGATAAAATGGCAGGACGTCACGGCAATAAAGGCATAGTCTCAAACATAGTCCCAGAAGTTGATATGCCTTATCTACCAAATGGCAAAAGCGTTGATATAGCCTTAAATCCACTGGGCGTTCCAAGTCGTATGAATATAGGACAAATTCTAGAAAGCCATTTAGGTGTAGTTGGACTTTCTTTAGGACATCAAATTCAAGAAATTTTTGATAAAAAACAAAAAGATTTTGTGAAACAACTTAGAACAAAAATGCTTGAAATTTGTTCTATCCCTAGACTTGCTAAGGAAAAAGAATTTTTAGAAAAGCTTGATGATGAGAGTTTGATCGCTTATGCAAGGGATTGGGCTAAGGGCGTAAAATTTGCTGCTCCTGTGTTTGAGGGCACGACTATGGACGAGTTTGCAAAGCTTTTTGAGCTTGCTAAGGTAGCAATGGACGGAAAAAGTGAGCTTTATGATGGACGCACTGGCGAAAAGATAGCTGAAAGAGTGCATGTTGGTTGTATGTATATGCTTAAACTCCATCACCTTGTTGATGAAAAAGTGCATGCTAGAAGTACTGGACCTTATAGCTTAGTTACCCAGCAACCTGTGGGCGGTAAGGCTCTTTTTGGTGGGCAAAGATTTGGGGAAATGGAAGTTTGGGCTTTAGAAGCGTATGGGGCTGCTCATACTTTAAGGGAAATGCTTACTATCAAATCAGATGATGTTGAGGGTAGATTTAGTGCATACAAAGCCCTTACAAAAGGTGAAAATGTCCCAGCAACTGGAATTCCAGAAACCTTTTTTGTTTTAACAAATGAGCTAAAATCCTTAGCTTTAGATGTTGAAATTTTTGATAAGGACGATGAAAATGAGTAA